A DNA window from Pogona vitticeps strain Pit_001003342236 chromosome 2, PviZW2.1, whole genome shotgun sequence contains the following coding sequences:
- the RENBP gene encoding N-acylglucosamine 2-epimerase isoform X1, producing the protein MDFQVLRDWHEKFSQELDTVMEFWLRHSHDEEYGGFFTCLGQDGKIYDDLKYVWLQGRQVWTYSRLYRKVPRFRRPELLQAAQAGGEFLLQHARVAPPSQKCAFVLTRDGRPVKIQRTIFSECFYVLGLDELGRATGETRYQKEALTMMEAIVRWVREDPTELGRPQLAGTIPHDSMAVPMMLLNLVDQLSEGDATVAARFSELGSWSAQQILMHVQRNGTAVLENVSEDGKELPGCLGRQQNPGHALEAGWFLLRYAQRQHDPALLSQTVETFVKQPFYSGWDPEHGGLFAFQDVDRFCPTQLEWKMKLWWPHTEAMIAFLMAFADTQDQELLELFDQVAKYSFGKFRDPDTGEWFGYLTQEGKVALTIKGGPFKGCFHVPRALYMCEEILESLIKKIDSTGES; encoded by the exons ATGGATTTCCAAGTACTGCGGGATTGGCAtgaaaagttttcccaagagctGGACACGGTGATGGAATTCTGGCTACGGCATTCCCACGACGAAGAATATGG GGGATTCTTTACATGTCTAGGCCAGGATGGGAAAATTTATGATGACCTGAAATATGTCTGGTTGCAAGGGCGTCAG GTATGGACGTACAGTCGATTGTATCGAAAAGTGCCAAGGTTCAGGCGGCCTGAACTTCTCCAGGCAGCTCAAGCAG GTGGGGAGTTCCTGCTGCAACATGCGCGAGTGGCCCCCCCTTCCCAGAAGTGTGCCTTTGTTTTGACTCGTGACGGACGCCCTGTGAAAATCCAGCGCACCATTTTCAGTGAGTGCTTCTATGTCCTTGGGCTCGATGAGCTTGGACGAGCAACAGGAGAAACCCGCTACCAG AAAGAGGCCCTGACCATGATGGAAGCCATTGTGCGCTGGGTGAGGGAGGACCCCACTGAACTGGGTCGTCCACAGTTGGCGGGCACGATCCCACATGACTCGATGGCTGTTCCTATGATGCTCCTGAACCTGGTGGACCAGCTGTCAGAAGGAGACGCAACAGTTGCAGCCCGATTCAGCGAGCTGGGGAGCTGGTCTGCCCAGCAAATACTCATGCATGTTCAG AGAAATGGCACTGCTGTTTTGGAAAATGTCTCCGAGGATGGCAAAGAGCTGCCAGGATGTCTTGGAAGACAGCAGAACCCTG GTCATGCCCTTGAAGCAGGCTGGTTCCTGCTCCGCTATGCCCAGCGCCAGCATGACCCAGCCCTTCTGTCTCAGACGGTGGAGACGTTTGTGAAGCAGCCGTTCTATTCAGGCTGGGACCCTGAACATGGGGGACTCTTTGCATTCCAGGATGTGGACAGGTTCTGCCCCACACAG CTAGAGTGGAAAATGAAGCTTTGGTGGCCCCACACAGAGGCCATGATCGCCTTCTTGATGGCTTTTGCAGACACTCAAGACCAAGAACTCCTAGAGCTATTTGACCAAGTGGCTAAGTACAGTTTTGGCAAG TTCCGTGACCCAGACACAGGCGAGTGGTTTGGCTATCTGACCCAGGAAGGCAAGGTGGCTCTCACAATCAAAGGAGGACCATTTaaag GTTGTTTCCATGTCCCTCGTGCTCTTTATATGTGTGAGGAAATTCTAGAGTCACTCATAAAGAAGATTGACTCTACTGGAgagtcataa
- the NAA10 gene encoding N-alpha-acetyltransferase 10 isoform X1 has protein sequence MNIRNARPEDLMNMQHCNLLCLPENYQMKYYFYHGLSWPQLSYIAEDENGKIVGYVLAKMEEDPDDVPHGHITSLAVKRSHRRLGLAQKLMDQASRAMIENFNAKYVSLHVRKSNRAALHLYSNTLNFQISEVEPKYYADGEDAYAMKRDLTQMAEELRRQADLKEKSKHSVLGSIENKGGDHKANHVGECCRDDKCPGTAAGGGPGTEDSGDSKDVSEVSEATESTDVKDSSEASDSAS, from the exons ATGAATATCCGGAACGCACGG CCTGAAGATCTAATGAACATGCAACACTGCAACCTACTTTGTTTGCCTGAGAACTATCAGATGAAATACTACTTCTACCACGGACTCTCCTGGCCCCAG CTCTCCTACATTGCTGAGGACGAGAACGGCAAAATTGTGGGATATGTGCTGGCAAAAAT gGAAGAAGACCCGGATGATGTTCCCCATGGACACATCACATCCTTG GCAGTCAAGCGTTCCCATCGACGTCTGGGCCTGGCTCAAAAGCTGATGGACCAGGCCTCGCGTGCCATGATCGAGAACTTCAATGCCAAGTACGTCTCCCTCCATGTGCGCAAGAG TAACCGAGCAGCATTGCACCTTTATTCCAACACTCTCAATTTCCA GATCAGCGAAGTGGAACCTAAATACTATGCTGATGGGGAAGATGCATATGCGATGAAGCGTGACTTGACGCAGATGGCAGAAGAA CTGCGCAGGCAGGCAGACTTGAAAGAGAAGAGCAAGCACTCTGTTCTGGGCTCCATCGAGAACAAGGGTGGCGACCACAAGGCCAACCACGTGGGCGAGTGCTGCCGGGATGACAAATGCCCAGGAACCGCAGCGGGCGGTGGGCCAGGGACCGAAGACAGTGGCGACAGCAAGGATGTCAGTGAGGTCAGCGAGGCCACGGAGAGCACGGACGTCAAGGACAGCTCAGAGGCCTCTGACTCGGCCTCCTAG
- the RENBP gene encoding N-acylglucosamine 2-epimerase isoform X2: MDFQVLRDWHEKFSQELDTVMEFWLRHSHDEEYGGFFTCLGQDGKIYDDLKYVWLQGRQVWTYSRLYRKVPRFRRPELLQAAQAGGEFLLQHARVAPPSQKCAFVLTRDGRPVKIQRTIFSECFYVLGLDELGRATGETRYQKEALTMMEAIVRWVREDPTELGRPQLAGTIPHDSMAVPMMLLNLVDQLSEGDATVAARFSELGSWSAQQILMHVQRNGTAVLENVSEDGKELPGCLGRQQNPGHALEAGWFLLRYAQRQHDPALLSQTVETFVKQPFYSGWDPEHGGLFAFQDVDRFCPTQLEWKMKLWWPHTEAMIAFLMAFADTQDQELLELFDQVAKYSFGKLALHIMLGPWSLCPFHVDHLEFRYMHCFTIWFGAS, from the exons ATGGATTTCCAAGTACTGCGGGATTGGCAtgaaaagttttcccaagagctGGACACGGTGATGGAATTCTGGCTACGGCATTCCCACGACGAAGAATATGG GGGATTCTTTACATGTCTAGGCCAGGATGGGAAAATTTATGATGACCTGAAATATGTCTGGTTGCAAGGGCGTCAG GTATGGACGTACAGTCGATTGTATCGAAAAGTGCCAAGGTTCAGGCGGCCTGAACTTCTCCAGGCAGCTCAAGCAG GTGGGGAGTTCCTGCTGCAACATGCGCGAGTGGCCCCCCCTTCCCAGAAGTGTGCCTTTGTTTTGACTCGTGACGGACGCCCTGTGAAAATCCAGCGCACCATTTTCAGTGAGTGCTTCTATGTCCTTGGGCTCGATGAGCTTGGACGAGCAACAGGAGAAACCCGCTACCAG AAAGAGGCCCTGACCATGATGGAAGCCATTGTGCGCTGGGTGAGGGAGGACCCCACTGAACTGGGTCGTCCACAGTTGGCGGGCACGATCCCACATGACTCGATGGCTGTTCCTATGATGCTCCTGAACCTGGTGGACCAGCTGTCAGAAGGAGACGCAACAGTTGCAGCCCGATTCAGCGAGCTGGGGAGCTGGTCTGCCCAGCAAATACTCATGCATGTTCAG AGAAATGGCACTGCTGTTTTGGAAAATGTCTCCGAGGATGGCAAAGAGCTGCCAGGATGTCTTGGAAGACAGCAGAACCCTG GTCATGCCCTTGAAGCAGGCTGGTTCCTGCTCCGCTATGCCCAGCGCCAGCATGACCCAGCCCTTCTGTCTCAGACGGTGGAGACGTTTGTGAAGCAGCCGTTCTATTCAGGCTGGGACCCTGAACATGGGGGACTCTTTGCATTCCAGGATGTGGACAGGTTCTGCCCCACACAG CTAGAGTGGAAAATGAAGCTTTGGTGGCCCCACACAGAGGCCATGATCGCCTTCTTGATGGCTTTTGCAGACACTCAAGACCAAGAACTCCTAGAGCTATTTGACCAAGTGGCTAAGTACAGTTTTGGCAAG CTTGCCCTTCACATCATGCTGGGCCCGTGGTCCCTTTGTCCCTTCCATGTGGATCATCTTGAATTCAGATACATGCACTGTTTCACCATCTGGTTTGGTGCTTCTTAG
- the LOC110078636 gene encoding ras-related protein Rab-7a yields the protein MFRRSHLKILLTGNSGVGKSALMNQYVNNRFSSRYRATIGADFLSKQVHIDGQTLTVQIWDTAGTERFQSLGTALYRGSDCCLLVFDVTSASSFQALDKWHKQLLLQIEPEEEPTFPIAVIGNKTDLENHEVSSEEAELWSKLHDAKYFEASAKEATNVQEVFEWAIRAVLKNRRVPEQPEPDAVHLETRPPEGGHREKCGC from the exons ATGTTCAGACGTTCACACCTCAAAATCCTCCTGACTGGGAATTCAGG GGTGGGCAAGTCTGCCCTGATGAACCAGTACGTTAATAATCGCTTCAGCAGCCGCTACAGAGCCACCATTGGGGCTGACTTCCTCAGCAAACAAGTACACATAGATGGACAGACTCTGACGGTACAG ATCTGGGACACGGCTGGCACAGAAAGATTTCAATCACTGGGAACTGCCTTGTACCGGGGGTCCGATTGCTGCCTCCTTGTCTTTGATGTCACCTCTGCCAGCTCTTTCCAGGCCCTGGATAAGTGGCACAAACAGCTCTTGTTGCAGATTGAGCCAGAGGAAGAACCCACTTTCCCCATCGCAGTCATTGGGAACAAGACTGACCTAGAGAATCATGAG GTCTCGTCAGAGGAAGCCGAACTGTGGAGCAAGCTTCATGACGCCAAATACTTCGAAGCCAGTGCCAAGGAAGCTACCAATGTCCAGGAGGTGTTTGAGTGGGCCATACGGGCTGTGCTGAAGAAT CGCAGGGTACCTGAACAGCCAGAACCTGACGCAGTGCACCTGGAGACCAGGCCACCAGAAGGGGGACACCGGGAGAAGTGTGGCTGCTGA
- the NAA10 gene encoding N-alpha-acetyltransferase 10 isoform X2, which yields MNIRNARPEDLMNMQHCNLLCLPENYQMKYYFYHGLSWPQLSYIAEDENGKIVGYVLAKMEEDPDDVPHGHITSLAVKRSHRRLGLAQKLMDQASRAMIENFNAKYVSLHVRKRISEVEPKYYADGEDAYAMKRDLTQMAEELRRQADLKEKSKHSVLGSIENKGGDHKANHVGECCRDDKCPGTAAGGGPGTEDSGDSKDVSEVSEATESTDVKDSSEASDSAS from the exons ATGAATATCCGGAACGCACGG CCTGAAGATCTAATGAACATGCAACACTGCAACCTACTTTGTTTGCCTGAGAACTATCAGATGAAATACTACTTCTACCACGGACTCTCCTGGCCCCAG CTCTCCTACATTGCTGAGGACGAGAACGGCAAAATTGTGGGATATGTGCTGGCAAAAAT gGAAGAAGACCCGGATGATGTTCCCCATGGACACATCACATCCTTG GCAGTCAAGCGTTCCCATCGACGTCTGGGCCTGGCTCAAAAGCTGATGGACCAGGCCTCGCGTGCCATGATCGAGAACTTCAATGCCAAGTACGTCTCCCTCCATGTGCGCAAGAG GATCAGCGAAGTGGAACCTAAATACTATGCTGATGGGGAAGATGCATATGCGATGAAGCGTGACTTGACGCAGATGGCAGAAGAA CTGCGCAGGCAGGCAGACTTGAAAGAGAAGAGCAAGCACTCTGTTCTGGGCTCCATCGAGAACAAGGGTGGCGACCACAAGGCCAACCACGTGGGCGAGTGCTGCCGGGATGACAAATGCCCAGGAACCGCAGCGGGCGGTGGGCCAGGGACCGAAGACAGTGGCGACAGCAAGGATGTCAGTGAGGTCAGCGAGGCCACGGAGAGCACGGACGTCAAGGACAGCTCAGAGGCCTCTGACTCGGCCTCCTAG